One Periophthalmus magnuspinnatus isolate fPerMag1 chromosome 15, fPerMag1.2.pri, whole genome shotgun sequence genomic window carries:
- the ppp1r21 gene encoding protein phosphatase 1 regulatory subunit 21 produces MANVTDLQTKYSKLAQEYSKLRAQNQVLKKAVVDEQANSASLKEQLKQRDQSLRKQEQEMDSLSFRNQQLAKRVELLQEELATSEAKGKKGKNKGDSPSQHGLQTQNVFDEDLQKKIQENERLHIQFYEADEQHKRQEAELRARLSELERASQEHQAIVEGLTTKYMENTEKLQSDKARLELKVQTLEREAKECRMRTEECQQQLRRCQTELNRQVKQSSSVIQEKVPFNDTKYNDYNSLNVPPHNRRHQLKARDLAGQALSFIQDLVAALLNFHTYTEQRVHIYPLDSSIEPISPLNQKFSQYLHENAAYVRPLEDSFLQLHQSITEDTVTVLETVVQLKPFADHFSSYTCFLQKILPYQLKSLEEECDAPLCTAALTVKNQELQQDMKKVSSIFDKIQNYINLLALPSVEQDALPQSSTSAVFTQLAAFLHSLHDAVKEMSKHYNQKAALEQELPTVTQKLCTTTECLVGSLGSLTIVTGKIATFFSNNLDFFTSSGYSPKGSTVTLNPLQAETMLAHKKKAAAYMEAIKKPRPQSVPYKEALSNRRILTSSTESREGLAQQVQQSLEKIARLEQEKEHWLLEAQLGKVRLEKENQRIAELEAQLTAALGGSLNSQTTPNHQEEETGQKTAPKEATLYTSLVGMLCTTPSVEDAGDEESREQLIKTHYMTRVGELTTQLQISDSKAVHFHSECRALAKRLALAEKSRETLTEEAKVSNQNITRLQDELTTTKRSYEDQLSMMSDHLCSMNETLSKQREEIDTLKLGSKANAKKNKGR; encoded by the exons ATGGCAAACGTCACAGACCTGCAAACAAAATACAGCAAACTGGCACAGGAGTACTCCAAG CTTCGTGCCCAGAATCAAGTGCTCAAAAAGGCAGTAGTGGATGAACAGGCAAACTCGGCTTCATTAAAG GAGCAACTGAAACAGAGAGACCAAAGTTTACGAAAGCAAGAGCAGGAGATGGACAGCCTGAGCTTCAGGAATCAACAGTTGGCAAAAAGAGTGGAGCTGCTTCAGGAGGAACTGGCCACCAGTGAAGCTAAGGGCAAAAAAGGGAAG AACAAAGGAGACTCCCCATCTCAGCACGGTTTGCAGACCCAGAATGTGTTTGACGAGGACCTGCAGAAGAAGATCCAGGAGAATGAGAGACTCCATATACAA ttttatgaaGCTGATGAGCAGCACAAAAGACAGGAAGCTGAGCTCAGGGCACGACTatcagagctggagagagccTCACAGGAGCACCAGGCTATTGTGGAGGGACTCACCAccaaatacatggaaaacacAGAGAAACTGCAGAGCGACAAGGCGCGATTAGAG CTAAAAGTACAAACATTGGAACGTGAAGCAAAAGAGTGCAGGATGAGAACAGAAGAATG TCAACAGCAGTTGAGGAGATGTCAGACTGAACTTAACCGACAAGTGAAGCAAAGCAGTAGTGTTATCCAGGAGAAAGTGCCCTTTAATGACACCA AATATAATGACTACAACAGCCTAAACGTGCCTCCACACAATCGACGGCACCAG cttaAGGCACGGGACCTAGCAGGACAAGCCCTAAGCTTCATTCAGGACCTGGTGGCAGCTCTGTTAAActttcacacatacacagaacAGCGGGTGCACATCTACCCTTTAGACTCATCTATTGAGCCCATTTCACCTCTTAATCAGAAA TTTTCTCAGTACCTTCATGAAAATGCAGCCTATGTGCGCCCCCTGGAGGATAGTTTTCTGCAGTTACATCAAAGCATAACAGAGGACACTGTTACAGTTCTG GAAACTGTGGTTCAGCTGAAGCCCTTTGCAGACCATTTCTCCTCCTACACATGTTTTTTACAGAAGATCCTCCCCTACCAGCTgaaaag CCTCGAAGAAGAGTGTGATGCTCCTCTTTGTACCGCAGCCCTTACAGTGAAAAACCAGGAGCTGCAACAAGACATGAAGAAAGTTTCTTCTATATTTGACAAAATACAGAACTATATTAACCTTCTAGCCTTACCAA GTGTTGAGCAGGATGCCCTGCCACAGAGCAGTACCTCTGCTGTTTTCACTCAGCTGGCTGCCTTCCTCCACAGCCTCCATGATGCTGTTAAAG aGATGTCAAAGCACTACAACCAGAAGGCGGCCTTAGAACAGGAACTCCCCACAGTCACACAGAAGCTCTGCACCACGACCGAGTGCCTGGTGGGCTCTTTGGGTTCGCTCACCATCGTCACTGGAAAG ATTGCCACGTTCTTTAGCAACAACCTGGATTTCTTCACATCTTCAGGATACAGTCCTAAAGGGAGCACTGTCACTCTCAACCCACTGCAGGCAGAGACGATGCTGGCTCACAAGAAGAAGGCAGCGGCATACATGGAGGCCATCAAAAAG ccacGGCCGCAGTCTGTTCCTTATAAAGAAGCCCTGTCAAACCGCCGGATCCTTACCAGCTCCacggagagcagagagggactGGCACAACAG GTACAGCAAAGTCTGGAGAAAATTGCACGTCTTGAACAGGAGAAGGAGCACTGGCTTCTAGAGGCTCAACTTGGCAAAGTGCGgttagaaaaagaaaatcaacgCATCGCAGAACTAGAGGCTCAGCTGACGGCAGCGCTTGGTGGAAGTCTAAACTCACAAACAACTCCAAACCATcaggaagaggagacagggcAGAAAACGGCACCGAAAGAAGCAACACTATACACCAGCCTG GTCGGCATGCTGTGCACAACTCCTTCAGTAGAAGAT GCGGGGGATGAGGAGTCCAGAGAGCAGCTCATAAAGACTCACTACATGACCAGAGTTGGAGAGTTGACCACACAGCTCCAGATCTCCGACAGTAAAGCTGTGCACTTTCACTCAGAG tgCCGTGCTTTAGCTAAGAGATTAGCTCTGGCAGAAAAGTCTCGAGAAACACTAACTGAAGAAGCGAAAGTATCCAACCAGAACATCACACGGCTGCAG GACGAGCTGACGACCACCAAGAGGAGCTATGAAGACCAACTGAGCATGATGAGCGACCACCTGTGCAGCATGAACGAGACTCTGAgcaaacagagggaggagatcGACACGCTCAAACTGGGGAGCAAG GCAAATGCCAAGAAAAACAAAGGTCGCTAG